A section of the Thermococcus celericrescens genome encodes:
- a CDS encoding cell wall-binding repeat-containing protein — protein sequence MVKRAVALTLILLVFSSFMLPLSSAQDTKEGPKYDLIIVRNDDLIDYIIALPYAKMLDVPILPVNREELDPGTIAQLQSYAQFGWNHVLIIGDSQAISDKVQDELLKMGFIVERIGGAVRTETAAKLALHFYPNGHDTVVVASSSDYGSALAAARWAMIYGYPFLLTQEDALSDSTADAIQKLHPDLVELMGAGMSKDVQRKIEAMGYQTYWVRENLEIEIPAQPRETNWVMIAAAVLLSLAVAVPVSLYYAKEKWFANRVPIEVLTEKERIVVNAILEKGGTVKQEELPELTGYSRPTISRIIQELEKKQLVEREKVGKTFIVKLTKEIIIRD from the coding sequence ATGGTTAAACGGGCCGTTGCTCTGACGCTCATCCTGCTGGTGTTCTCATCCTTCATGCTTCCTCTCTCCTCCGCACAGGATACGAAGGAGGGGCCAAAGTACGACCTTATAATCGTGAGAAACGATGATTTAATCGATTATATCATTGCTCTCCCCTACGCCAAGATGCTGGATGTCCCGATACTGCCCGTGAACCGTGAGGAACTCGATCCCGGAACAATCGCCCAGCTCCAGAGCTACGCCCAGTTCGGCTGGAACCACGTCCTTATAATCGGTGACTCACAGGCCATCAGCGACAAGGTTCAGGATGAGCTCCTTAAGATGGGCTTCATAGTCGAGAGGATAGGCGGCGCGGTTAGGACGGAAACGGCGGCAAAGCTGGCGCTGCACTTCTATCCTAACGGACACGATACGGTCGTTGTCGCCAGCTCCAGCGACTACGGCTCGGCCCTCGCTGCCGCCAGGTGGGCCATGATATACGGATACCCCTTCCTCCTGACCCAGGAGGATGCCCTCTCCGACTCAACCGCCGACGCCATACAGAAGCTCCATCCGGACCTCGTCGAGCTCATGGGCGCTGGCATGTCCAAGGACGTCCAGAGGAAGATAGAGGCGATGGGCTACCAGACCTACTGGGTACGTGAGAACCTTGAGATAGAGATACCCGCCCAGCCCAGGGAGACCAACTGGGTGATGATAGCGGCCGCGGTGCTGCTCTCGCTGGCCGTGGCGGTTCCGGTTTCGCTCTACTACGCCAAGGAGAAGTGGTTCGCCAACAGGGTGCCCATAGAGGTGCTGACCGAGAAGGAGCGCATAGTCGTGAACGCCATACTCGAAAAGGGCGGTACGGTCAAGCAGGAGGAACTGCCGGAGCTGACGGGTTACTCGAGGCCGACGATAAGCAGGATCATCCAGGAGCTGGAGAAGAAGCAGCTGGTTGAGAGGGAGAAGGTGGGGAAGACCTTCATCGTGAAGCTCACGAAGGAGATAATAATCCGCGACTGA
- a CDS encoding DUF7128 family protein, whose product MVEVAELKAVIFHDRDGTRYYRCPRCGMLFRTSKDYTRHVNRAHGHLFRK is encoded by the coding sequence GTGGTGGAAGTGGCGGAGCTGAAGGCGGTTATATTCCACGACCGCGACGGCACCCGCTACTACCGCTGCCCGCGCTGCGGAATGCTCTTCAGAACATCCAAGGACTACACCAGGCACGTGAACAGGGCCCACGGGCACCTGTTCCGGAAGTGA
- a CDS encoding metal-dependent hydrolase — protein MVKVRFLGHAAFLIEGSKRILIDPFLTANPAAAAKPEDVEADLILVTHAHGDHIGDAAAIARRTGAKIVAMYDIANYLVESESGITTIGMNYGPTEVDGVKIVQVPAWHSSSDGKYSIGSACGYIIELDGVRIYHAGDTFVFRDMELFAELYGPIDVALLPIGGHFTMGPREAAKAVEFLKPRKVVPMHYNTWPPIAADPGEFRRLVGDKAEVVILEPGETLEL, from the coding sequence TCTGATAGACCCGTTCCTGACGGCCAATCCTGCAGCTGCCGCCAAGCCTGAGGATGTTGAGGCGGACCTGATACTCGTGACCCACGCCCACGGAGATCACATCGGCGATGCGGCGGCGATAGCCAGGAGAACCGGGGCGAAGATAGTCGCCATGTACGACATAGCCAACTACCTCGTTGAGAGCGAGAGCGGCATAACTACCATCGGCATGAACTACGGTCCGACGGAGGTTGACGGGGTCAAGATCGTCCAGGTTCCGGCCTGGCACTCCAGCAGCGACGGCAAGTACAGCATAGGAAGCGCCTGCGGCTACATAATCGAGCTCGACGGCGTCAGGATTTACCACGCCGGCGACACCTTCGTCTTCAGGGACATGGAGCTCTTCGCCGAGCTCTACGGGCCGATAGACGTTGCCCTGCTTCCCATAGGCGGCCACTTCACGATGGGACCGCGCGAGGCCGCCAAGGCTGTGGAGTTCCTGAAGCCGAGGAAGGTCGTGCCGATGCACTACAACACCTGGCCCCCGATAGCGGCGGACCCCGGGGAGTTCAGGAGGCTGGTTGGGGACAAAGCGGAGGTCGTAATTCTCGAACCCGGCGAAACCCTGGAGCTTTGA